A window of Miscanthus floridulus cultivar M001 chromosome 12, ASM1932011v1, whole genome shotgun sequence genomic DNA:
CGAATATCCTGAGCATCTTTGGACCAACTGTACTAAAGCTTTGCATGTGACTTTGACATATCTTACCTGCTTCTGTACAAGCAGATAGGGCAATAATTTTTGCTGACACTCTCATCCTCGAGTATATTCTTTTTCATATCCTTATCTCGAGTACAAGTACTCGGACATAGGCTCGGGGGCTGTAGGGTACATATTCTCTATGGATGTTTTTTCTTTTAGACCCTCTAACTCCTTGATTTGCAGACAGcaataggctcaggggctacactcagtgagtgcacttttgtaAAAAGTGCACGTCACCTAGAGGCTTTATAGAGCACCTCATGGCTTCACTCATGAAAGCACTCGGACTATGCTTGTTTCTACCCAGCAAGATCAggaggaacaagaaggcttccaagTTCAACCATGACACCCTCGGGGGTTGATGGACCAAGGTCCTATGGGTTCCCCATGGGGCTACTACTTGGATGGGCCCTAGGATGGCCCATGATCTATTGAAGGATGTGAGACAAGGTGGTATGGACATCAAGCTATTCTAGATCAATTTAGTCAGCTTACTATGAAAGCTAAATTCTgtaataggactaggactcttctcttGTAACCAACTAGGACTAGATATGTGCCCttaccctctcccctatataTAGAGAGGTATGGTGCACCCCCTGAAAGgtctttgtttggttttggtaaatgaatgacaaccttaggtggactaatatgtgtttgagtgagatacacaagtAATTAGTCCGtagtacatcatgtgtgagcaacctatgtcatggaggtgaaatggcttagATATGttacaaggctcacacatgtgatgaaggagctcattcaTATAAGACAtgccattgagtcatgtgactaaggtggagaagatcaagacaagacttggcttgatggaccggttgcaagcgtgaagggcaagttggaggtttTGGAGCAATGggccacgtggcggtgaagcttgagcaagacttggcgccgatggacgaaggcaatggtgaagagcaagtgaagtcaagatcgatgaaccaatacagtcatgtgatgatatgaagtggatcatatcatttgtgattggttggtgcatgtgttgcatcaacatcggaggagatgaaatggaatgcacaaggcaaaggtatatttatagggcattttattttaccagtcataggtgtgtagagaagtttatgaccaggtttaggatagatggttatactatcaagaggggcaaacttgtttgcatatcggtcatctagtgccacttgagcgatctaacttttcATACGTGTTatgatcgagtggcatggtgaaaagagtgctaatcctttgggaaatgtttgtgaaaatctaACACACGTGCACGAGTTGGTGAACACTTGacggtgttggcacatttacaaagatgTTGccaaaggtgaagaaaaggaggcaaaacAGGGCTTAGGGTGCTgcctgggtggcaccgccaccccctgtctgGTGCACCGCCACCCGTGTGGCGGTGCCCGGTTGGACAAGTCCGAGGAGTGGGTGTTGGGTTGTAGCACCATCAGTGGTGGTGTGCACCGCCCTATGCATGACGGTGCACcacgatttttttttaattttaacactttttgataactaattttaaatctaacactgcaagttttttttaaactaacacttttggccgtgcctatagccctagcgtggccaaatgcctatgccgcgccatgcatggtggtgtggcagcgggctgacgtggcggcgaccggttTTGGTTACTGGTGATGTGGcagctcttgccgcgccaccgatcttggcgcggcagtgccacgcTCTGATCCATGGcgtggcagagccgaataaatatcGCTCGCCCGGTCGCCCGCCCGCACGCACCAGCCCGCCCGTCGCCCGTCGCCAGCGCCTGCAGTCGCCCGTCAGCCGCCAGCGCTGCCAGCCGCTACGTAGCGCCTGACCACGCCGCGCCTGCGCTCGCCCAGCCTCACCCGCCCGACCACGCCATGCCCGGCCACTCCCGGCGCGCAGCGCCAGCCGCGCCACAAACatcggcgcgtcaaggccgcccgctcctaaggtacctcctctcgatttcatttttttttgcttattattgatttaggataattagtgatttaggatagttagtaatttaggatagttagggttgatttcatatttttattattattattgatttaggatagttagtgatttaggatagttagtaatttaggatagttagggttgatttcattttttttattattattgatttaggataattagtgatttaggatagttagggttttatgattggtattgatttatgatagttagtgatttaggatagttaggttagtgaatttgtttgtgatttacgtaggtttgaggttgtgtgttctagtttagttagaattttgggtttagggattgtttatgtatttattatttagtttatagttagttatttagttagggattttgggtatagatactagtttactctaaacccaaaagggtttaggtattttagggattgattatgtatttattatctagtatagttaggattttgggtttagggatttaggatagttaggttagtgatttgtttgtgaacttactaatgttaatttaaattttgttaatttgaatactctaacactttgtttatcaatttgtaacaggatggctcctcccacgcagcacccgttgtaccccattcttgaggtggagtatgacgaccagcaccgagcacacatcttgagtgacaatgacgcagaggtcacgcacaccagggcgcaccagtgggacgagcgttatgcgccaTACATACGGTGtgctggcttcctcgagcttgtccatgttgtcaaccacggtcttccaccccttgacccatcactacttactgcagctgtagacaggtgtgagtgcattctttgtacataaactttcttctaacaaatttgaggcaactaacagtcattctattcttataacaggtggaggcctgagacccacacgttccacctaccctgtagcgagatgaccttgatgttgcaggacgtgaaggctattttaggacttcggttggggggacttctagtgacagggatagttgacaacgatcactggagggagctagtggctcagtttactggctttcttccatcgGACGATGATGCttctaagaaaaataagtgagtaattctagcctatttaatacttgcattgctttcctgcagccatggggtctcattttctttggtcaattttaggaaaagttctggggtttcgtcgtcctggatcatggAGCGCTTTaattacttggacccataggctgaggaggctctgatCGACAGGTTTGCTcgtgtgtggctctggcactttcttggtgctttcctcttcccaaatGCCTTGGGCAACACGATCAGCTGGATGTTCCTTGACATACTATGACGGCCGTGGGAGAATATAGTGgcatacagctggggcagcgcagtcctagcatggacgtatcgacagctatgcattgcctgttgtcgcacctcaggatatgcgaaccttgggggttgctcgtacctactctaggtgtggtgttgggaacgatggcccgttgggaggccccttaataatggtttaccggtaagtacttcagttcactatattcttggaggcagttacatatgaattcgttattaatggctaattcattatctgTTCAATGCAGTAATGGAACGGGTTggatacactccctatagctctgtatatTTGGAcagaagcagagttagttagagggaatgcgaggcaaaAGTACagagagtacacggacggtctcaacgtcctgacacaacaccaggttacgctctgtttactatcatacatgtgtcttgtttgatgtacactatatcacaacctaactcaattataaAATTTAGGTGCATTTGTGTCCTTGTGATGCTctggagctccagtactatctcagtcctatcactagggatgagttagacgagtatcgctgcgatgtccctcttattttctttcatGTGGTTGAGATCCACTTGTCCATCCAGGTCTACAGATAGTTTGGGAGAATGACAGGCtatccaccaccgctttactccaccaaccaagaattgcacaggtgcgttattgattaataacaatgctacaatccagaggtgtgtggtacaactaacatcgttttgttgcaggtatgaccataggaagaggtacaagaccaaggattggcgcgtgacacacagctcacgcatccatttgtggcagaacagggtacgacatccggtccatgtgggtcctccacatgaccagcacacctttGACGAGTACCTatggtggcttcataggtctacgaggacacatatcaagcccccatacactgacatggtgattgacgaggactcgaaggaagatgtcatcgaagatgtgtacgacgttaccactagggaggacacacagctggagagagccccgcttcaaagatacgtggtaatatacttgaatggtacaatttgttatccttttggtattaagtatgtgtactaaaattgtccaaccgcatttctgtacccaggcgacacaattgtcaaggctgtctaACGAAGCAGTGTTCCGGCTTCACAAGTCTAGAGGTCAGGGGCCAGacgttctcgcggcttttgtggaggtaacataaacttgtccattctaaaaatgtttctttagtgtatatgcatttgggtaatgaactaactttaacatCTATTTATGTAGAAGGCGAAGAAGAGctataggaagctagctcagaagctgagcggcatggacactccttatgaggaaccaccactcccggcgcggtcgggtgccatgtcttcagcctctttgaggacaccagtcggctcttctcagcagatgacaggtgccacttctgcggtgcgtacaccactacatcatagcgctgggaaggaccctgcaactgaGGACGATGAGGACGACGACCCCCTGAGCTTCcacagacagcacgaccagtgggacgattggccgcagcacgagatcggcatgtctcagctaggtggtgccccgcttagtACCCAAGGAACCTCACAGGTactatcaaagatagtttatttaaatacataggctccatgaactaacgatcataaagaattataagtaatcgtgcgtatcatatacttaTAGGGTATGAGCCATACGCACcatcgacgcgaccataccgacgttggctacactcctaatgtgttgtcaacaaatccgaagagacagaggcgtccgagggatccttacactcctgggtcttagtttgttaggtcaaatgAATATTGACGTCCGAAACTTgcgggttatttggttatgttatgtcaaacttatgtcaaaacaatgaaaatgttatgtggcagcttgtcaacttgcgcacggacttcatttatctatttcatattcgtttctttgcgtcgcggcagcactgccggcgagattaagtaccaacTAGTTTGGAAACcgacagtcccggcgtatctcgacgccggtggcaatttttcataattaattagttaaattggtggttaaccgtattatgaaagacggaaaataaatcattggcttatcaaattctctattcggccatgaaaaaaattcaacaaaagacagaaacaaatctactattgattttacatcaagcaatacttagaataactcccagtATCGGCGCGACACGTTCGGATTAAACCGTTCAGGTATCGCCGGCCGGGCGGCGGGCACGGCGaccaggcgggcttgctgctcgggcaggcgggactggacGCGGTATTTATTTGGCTCTACCGTGCCACGGGTCAGAGCGCGGCACTGCTGCACCACGGAGcagggcgcgtcactgccgcgccaagggcggtggcgcggcaagagtTGTCACGTCACCTGTCACCgaaaccggtcgtcgccacgtcagagctttgccgcaccaccatgcatggcgcggcacaggcatttggccacgctagggcaataggcgcggccaaaagtgttagtttttttaaaaaaaacttgcagtgttagatttaaaattagttatcaaaaagtgttaaaattaaaaaaaaatctgcatCGTCGGGGTGCTGTCTGGTGCCACCACAGGAAAGGGGGCATCGCCATGGGCACTGTTGTGCCATGTCTGGTGCACCGCCCCTTTTAACCAGAGAGGGAGTGTTTTGGGGGTTGgcctgggtggtcaccgccacccctagggcagtgccaCCGCCTCCCCTGTTTGGTGCCACCACCGCATGTCTGGTGACCACGGCTagtcaaactagccattggattCTACCGttggggggcaccgccaccccatgtccAGTGACCGCACCATCGTGTTCGGTGTCCTCACAGAAAGTGGAGctttgctccaacggctctatttggcttggggctataaatagaggtggagcttagGCATTTGGctggttgagcaccttggggatgtgttgcccttgtgtgtgcttggtttgaTAAGCCTCTACCTCACTTGTGCTTGCGAGAAGTGTGAATCCAttatgagtgagtgattctagtgcgttgcattgtgagattgcatcgagtggcactaggtgatcgagttgcaagccagtggtgcttgttactcttggaggttgccacctcctagacggcttggtggcttgtgactccattaAATCACGCGAGAAGATTATGCAGTGCTCTAGAcatggatttgtgagggggattgtgctcaccccgcggggatcacgaagagcaactctagttgagcgtgtcattgagctaccctgacttttggggttggttcttgcggtgcccgatgtgtgggcttggtgggtgatgccaattagccgccgaaccaccaagtgagcggtcgacacaatggtgatgtagcttggtggcaaccagatgaacctcaggagaaaatcactgtgtcaacattatcttcatcatcttctcgatGGTTTGTATTCCGcacaacacaagcttgtatttacatttcatacattgtgcttgtgtagtttctcttgtaattagtttgcttgtgtagcttgctagttaccttcttgcttgtgtagcatagaagtagctctcttgcgtggctaatttggttttagtaaccttgttagtcacattgcttagtttgtgtagctaagtgatttgcgctctctaatttggcttgtgtaaccttgtttttgaacattgctagtgagtttaggagctttgtgcttttgcatcactagcatgtgtaggagctccctagttgccaaagtactagtgcataggtttgtgcgACCTTGCTCTAGAATAAATTTGGTgcgctctagctagcccaacacttttgttgcctaattaggatctttataaggtgcttgtgaacttagatagaggggtgtagtcttggctagactaatagtattaattccgcacttgtatcggttagcTGACGTGATTAAGttatagaaaggactattcacaccCCCTCTAGTCTCGACCCTACACCCCCTTATAACCCTAATAATCATACAATTAATACAACACAAAAGGCTAcatgccgactggacgtaaaggctattactcgacaagagggccCGAACTTGTATAAATTGTTCGTCTCTTTGTGTTTATTGTCAAGTTCTGCGTACGCCGAAGCCCATCAAACGTCGTCCCGGGTAACCTTGTGACGAgttgccggtcatcaaacaccgacagtTAAGAGTGAAAGTGTTGCTAAAATCTTGAGTAAGAGATAGAGAGGTGCCATTAAAATTTGAGCAAGAAAGAGAAGGTTTAAGAGTGGTAGTGTTGTCCAAATTAAGAGAGAAAATGAAAAAGAATTAGGTTGGAAGTCATCCCAAAATATTGATTAGAAAAAATCTTTAGGCAATCTCGGATGACTAACGCTCTGGACGACTGACTTTTGGATGGCTAACCGCtaacatttttatttttctaatccCGTTCCACGAGTTATGTTGTCTTTTGTCTATTTTGCAGGAAAATGAGCAGGATCGTTGGAAAGCTCAAGCGTGCAGTGTTGTTCCGCTCAACGAGAAGTTCGTCGTCCCTGGCAAGCACCGACATGGAGGTCGATCCTCCATCTCCCGCTGCCGTAGCGTCGTCCCGTTTATCCCCCGTGGGGAGAAATGTTCTCTTGCAAGAGAAGTAGTTCAAGCTCTGGGACGATACGGAGAAGGACACATCTACAAGAAGCTGAAGACCCAGAGGTTCGTCCTCACTCCCGCTTACGATCCAGCCCTACTGCAAGCCACAGGTATGAATACTGAATTTAAACACATTTTTAAGGCTGTAGGATAGGAGGATGTTTTGGAAATAAATGAGCCAGGATCTAAGCTTTTGATTACTGAATTTTTAGCAATCAGATTCTCCCATTTGGGCTGATTTGCTGAAAGTTAGGGACATATATGTGCAGGGAAGAAAATTTATTATTGGGGATGGTAAAAAGATCCTATTCTGGAAAGATAGATGGTTATATGATCAACCTCTTAATTCTCTGTTCCCTGATCTAGTCAAGATGGCACAACAACATGATAAGGAAACTCTGGAAGCCGGCATCAACACGATGTTGCAGATAGCGTTGAAGCTgctgaacaagaaggtgaggccgAACACGACATTGCTATTGAAGGATGACTCGGACAGCCATCACAAGGATTGAAGTCATACGTGCGCTCTGGGGGGTGGAGGTCCTCCTTTTGTGCAGCATGTCTGAAGACTAAGCTTCTTGTGTATCTCGTGTTAAATTTCTGTAATAAGCTCTACGTTCATTGGTACTTTTGTTCTAAACGGTAGCAGTGTTAGACTCCGGGCAGGTTAGTTAGAAGCGCAGTGGTAACCTTTTAGTGGCAGTTCTCTTAGATGTCTTGTCTTTGTCCTGATGGCTCTTGCTACTCTGTTCGAATGCTGCATTTCCGTTTGATCAATGGAAATGGGGGAAACCTCCAGTTCAAAAAAATCAATGGTCTTTTGTCTACCTACATCAATCAAATTTTCAAATGGAACCAATTAATTGAAAAAATATCAACGTTTTAAATCGCGAGCTATCAATTTTAGCGTGAGGCTGTCCTGGGCGCTATTGGCGCTATAGCGAACGCTATAGCGGCGCTATGGCTCCGCTATAGCGGCAGCTAAATGCAGTAGCGTCAATTGACTGCTcacgctatagcgccgctatttGCACGCTATAGCGCGCTATTTGTTTACAATTCCAGAAAACATAAAAATCTGTCAATCACTCAATCCTCAATCACTCAATGTCTCAATCTGATAACTCATAACTCATAAGTCATAAGTGATAACTGATAACATCCACCATAATAATCATAAGAGCAAAGTAGCAGATAGCCAAACAGACAACATAACCACATGAGGTTCATACATGCAAAGCCAAACAATCATAAAGGGATTAAACTTTAAAGTTTAAATGCATAAAGCCATAAACTCATGAAGTACACACTTTGCATTCCACATCCACAGCACAGGCAGAGCAATGATCTTGATCATTCAGCCTCAGAATCAGAACTATCTTCAGAAGGCATATCATTGTCATCTTCTCCATCAGAAGATGAAGCAGATAACTCATCATCCTCAATAGTAGGGATCAACATCTTTCTCTTCCTGTCCCTATGTTTCTGCAGGTtacctcccttccttttttcTTGTCCTTGAGGTGCAGCTGCAACTCCCTGTGATGATGCTCTAGTTTCTTCTCCTTCCTGCTCTGGATCTACTTCTGTTGGCTCAATGCCAGTGATCCACTCATTGTCTTCATCTTCTAAAGCATCAACAACATGTTTCTCAATGGGATCTTTAACCTTGTCCTTCTTTTGCCTCAGCTTTGAGTTGAACTTGACAAACACAAGATCCCTCATTCTGTCATGAAGCAGCATGTTGCGTCTCTTTGTGTGGACCTGCATAGGTTTAATTTTGTTATTTCAATAACAAAAGAGGATTGAACTTGAAGAATTGCATAAATGAACATAGAAATTACTAATTAGTAATTCAGATTCATACTTGTTCATACGAACTCCAGCATCTCTCACAAGCTGATGAACTGCATGTCAAACTTAGAATTCTCGCAGCTAACTTTCTGAGGTTTGGTGCACTACTTCCATGATTCAGCCACCACTTAGctaaattacaaaaaacatagtacaaCGTAACATATAAGGTACCAAGGCCAACAGAAAACTCAAAAGttttaaattttcaattttttataCCTGGATCAAAATTGATATTTTTGCACTGCCTTTTAGCAATTTCTTTGCCAAAGGATCCTTCAGCATCCTGAAACAGTTGAAGCTCTTCAATAATCTTGTCCTGCGTGTCTTCATTTGGAACAAGCTTCGTAATGCAAGTTATTACACCATCTCTAAATGATTCATTCTCCTCTATAGCCAACTTGTTTTGATAATAATAGAAAGGGTTCAAGTAGTAACCAGCCCTATGCAAAGGTGTCTTCAGCTTATTGTCCCACCTTTTGTCAATGATGTGAAAAACTTCCTCAAACTTGTTCCTGTCACTGTTGAACCTCCTAGAGATCTCATTCTTAGCTTCTACTAGACTCCCATACAAGAACCCCATTGCTGGAACATCACTGTCCATTCTCACACAGTAGCTAATGGCTCAAAGTAATTAACAGCAGTCTCAACTCCTTTCCAGAAAGTTTCAGATCTCACAACCTTGTTTGCTTTCTTCCCTTTGACACTATTTAGGTAGCCTAGTTTATTGAGCTCATCCTCCCTAAAAAGCCTCTGCAATTGCTTCTTGTTTTCTAGCAAGCTCTTCAAGTTGAGATAAGCAGTTGCAAACCTTGTAACACCACACCTTATCAAATCTCTAGAAAGAAACTTCCTCATCAGGCTCAAAACTCTAGTATGGGCATATAGAAAAACAGTCAAGCACTTTGCTTTGCTAATTGTTGTTGCAACTCTTGGCATCTTTCCTATATCTTCCAACATTAGATCAATGGTATGGGCAGCACAACCATTCCAAAAAATAGAGGGATGCTTTGCTTTCAACAAACTTGCTGCTGCCTCATTGGGTCTTGCATTGTCAGTTACAACTTGAACTACATTTTGCACCCCTATTTCCTCAATACATCTATCAACCAGTTCAAAAATGTACCTACCATCTTTCTTCACAGCTGAGCAATCCACTGAATCAAGAAAACAAACACCATATGCACTATGAACTACCAAATTCATCACACCTCTACCTCTCTTGTCTGTCTAAGCATGTGTCATTACTGTGCATCCATTTAGCTCCCAAGACTCTTGGTGAGACTTCAATGACTCCTGCACTTTCCTCTTCCTTTTTTGTAAGAATTTCCCACTCCTCTCATATGGAGTTGGCCCTCTCAAGTTTCTGCCAAAGTGTCCAATAGCCTCAAGCATAAGATCAAAGCTAGGGAGTGTAACTGTGTTGTGTGGGATACCTGCTTCATAAAAAAATTGGCATATGTACTCACATGCTCTGTCTCTTTTCTCTTCCCTTTTTTCAGTTGATAGCTTGGATTGGACCTTTTCAGCAACACTAGATTTGCCCTTCCTTGCAGCCACTATTTCTTCTGGTGTCAGTTTACAGTACTTATCCATAGTACCACCTGAAGAAGCACCTTTGCTTGTCACCTTCTTCAACAAAATAACTGAATTGCCATCTGCATCACTGCGTTCCTCTCCTTcagaatggctcaaatcaacttcAGCTCTATCTTCTTCTTTCTCCCTATTCTTCCTTTGCTTGTTATCCAACTTCTTTGACAGCAACTTAATCATTTCTTCTTGCACATCAGATGGAACTTTAGTACACTTTGCAGCATCACATTTAGGAACTTTACCAAGGTGGTATTTGATTCTGGTTATTCCACCATGATAAGTTTGCTACAGTAGTTGCACTTGAGAGAATTTTTCTTGTTCACATCTGGCATTGTGCAGTGCTTCCAAGCTGGGTCAGATGCTTCAGCAACAGTATCCTTTGATTGCTGGCCTGTGGATGCAGTGCTAGATAAGCCTACAGTAGACACACACAGATTCAAATCACTGACTGTATAAGATTTTTTCATTGAGAATTATAAGTTTATAACTGAAATCACTAACTTTATAGATAATCACTGATTGCATTAATGATGAATCAATCGAAATCAGAAATTCAACACATAGACATAGCTACAAAATTCACTTGTATGTAGGTAACTATCATGGACTGTAACTAGTGGACACTCTTCAAATAGTTTCCGCACTTAGTCTCATGGCCTCAGCTCAGCTACAAAATTCAACACATAGACATAGCTGGTAGCTCAGAAATCAGAAATTCAGAATCACTAACTTGTGTATAACTGAAATCACAGTATCAAATCTCAGTCACTAGTCACTACTGTGGAGAACTAGAGATTGGAGAAGAACAGGGCCATAGGGGAGAAGAACTTGCCTACTGTTGGCGCACTGCCAACTGGACTTGGATTGATGTCACTTGGAGAAGCCATTGTTGGGCGTGACTGCGCGAGGTCGCTCGCCCATCGCAGCAACTgcaggagctcgttggcggcctCAAGTGACTGCGCGCGCTCGCTCTCCCCTAGCCGCTGCGGTCGCCCAGCCGCTGCCCGCGTCCGCTGTCGCCGAGCCGCT
This region includes:
- the LOC136495658 gene encoding uncharacterized protein, with protein sequence MDSDVPAMGFLYGSLVEAKNEISRRFNSDRNKFEEVFHIIDKRWDNKLKTPLHRAGYYLNPFYYYQNKLAIEENESFRDGVITCITKLVPNEDTQDKIIEELQLFQDAEGSFGKEIAKRQCKNINFDPAKWWLNHGSSAPNLRKLAARILSLTCSSSACERCWSSYEQVHTKRRNMLLHDRMRDLVFVKFNSKLRQKKDKVKDPIEKHVVDALEDEDNEWITGIEPTEVDPEQEGEETRASSQGVAAAPQGQEKRKGGNLQKHRDRKRKMLIPTIEDDELSASSSDGEDDNDMPSEDSSDSEAE
- the LOC136495659 gene encoding uncharacterized protein, whose translation is MALTTLVSYPSFTGHGGGGKGALRLGDGGGRRAQRLRDVGGGQARRLYTQVSDSEFLISELPAMSMCLSSTASTGQQSKDTVAEASDPAWKHCTMPDVNKKNSLKIKYHLGKVPKCDAAKCTKVPSDVQEEMIKLLSKKLDNKQRKNREKEEDRAEVDLSHSEGEERSDADGNSVILLKKVTSKGASSGGTMDKYCKLTPEEIVAARKGKSSVAEKVQSKLSTEKREEKRDRALDCSAVKKDGRYIFELVDRCIEEIGVQNVVQVVTDNARPNEAAASLLKAKHPSIFWNGCAAHTIDLMLEDIGKMPRVATTISKAKCLTVFLYAHTRVLSLMRKFLSRDLIRCGVTRFATAYLNLKSLLENKKQLQRLFREDELNKLGYLNSVKGKKANKVVRSETFWKGVETAVNYFEPLATV